A stretch of the Enoplosus armatus isolate fEnoArm2 chromosome 13, fEnoArm2.hap1, whole genome shotgun sequence genome encodes the following:
- the LOC139295804 gene encoding transmembrane gamma-carboxyglutamic acid protein 3-like codes for MAAAFLDGKDAHSVLKRFPRANGFLEELRQGNIERECGEESCSFEEANEVFENKERTMEFWRTRSVYTVSSNGEGRSERADTVYMVVPLLGVALLIIIGLFLLWRCQLQKATRRRPAYTQNRYLANNRSTRSLPRILVHRETAAHTESSHQESGSHPTVVVSGAERGGGGGSQSDSHGLHQQNTRALYVQDSSLSVASRLSGATPPPSYEEVTGHLESSGDETSAPSYSDPPPKYEEIIKEK; via the exons ATGGCTGCCG CGTTCCTCGATGGTAAGGATGCTCACTCCGTCCTGAAGCGGTTCCCTCGCGCCAACGGCTTCCTGGAGGAGTTGAGACAGGGGAACATCGAGCGGGAGTGTGGCGAGGAGAGCTGCAGCTTCGAGGAGGCCAATGAAGTGTTCGAGAACAAAGAGAGAACG ATGGAGTTTTGGAGGACTCGCAGCGTCTACACAGTGAGCAGCAACGGCGAGGGGCGCTCTGAGCGTGCCGACACTGTCTACATGGTCGTTCCTCTGCTGGGCGTGGCCCTGCTCATCATCATCGGCCTCTTCCTCCTTTGGAGGTGCCAGCTTCAGAAGGCCACTCGCCGGCGGCCTGCCTACACCCAGAACCGCTACCTGGCCAACAACCGCAGCACCCGCAGCCTGCCGCGCATCCTGGTTCACCGGGAAACGGCAGCACACACCGAAAGCTCGCACCAGGAGTCCGGCTCACATCCGACGGTTGTAGTGAGCGgtgctgagagaggaggaggaggaggttccCAATCGGACTCCCACGGCCTCCACCAGCAGAACACTCGCGCCCTCTATGTCCAGGACTCCTCCCTGTCGGTGGCCTCGCGGTTGTCCGGCGCCACGCCACCTCCATCTTATGAAGAGGTGACAGGACACCTGGAGAGCAGCGGTGACGAGACCTCAGCACCTTCATACAGCGACCCTCCACCCAAATATGAGGAGATCATAAAggagaaatga